A genomic window from Pelagicoccus albus includes:
- a CDS encoding efflux RND transporter permease subunit — MAKFFIDRPIFSWVIALTIMIAGALSMTQLPISRYPTVAPPSVSISAVYPGASAQVVEDSVTQIIEQSLTGLDGLIYLSATSDSSGVSQITATFETGTDPDIAQVQVQNKIQSATALLPSQVQQQGVTVSKSGEGFLMVLGFVSEDGSMGRVDIADYLVANVADQIARVDGVGGTRVFGGQYAMRIWLDPNKLQSYELSVSDITSAVQAQNSQVSIGQLGGAPAVEGQEINFTINTRGRLETADEFADIVVRSNSDGSLLRLSDVARVELGSQEYGQETHYNGQQAGGMAVSLASGANSLATAAAVKEAIKEMEPFLPEGLRVVIPFDNTPFVEVAIEGVVHTLLEAVVLVFIVMFLFLQNWRATLIPTIAIPVVLLGTFGILSLFGFSINMLTMFAMILAIGLLVDDAIVVVENVERLMSEEGLSPKEAAKKSMDQITGALIGIGVVLSAVFVPMAFLGGATGVIYQQFSVTIVAAMGLSVIVAIIFTPALCATMLKPIEKGHHIKDTGFFGWFNRTFDRTNNGYQGIVGKIIGHSKSFFAAFLVIVGLMVLLFMKLPTGFLPNEDQGSIYAQIIGPVGATKEHTLEVLEEVENFLMNDEKGVVSDAFTVQGFSFAGAGQGNGMAFVSLENWDDRPNPEQSAQALAGRANAAFSRIEGATVFAFAPPPITELGNSAGFTFYLKDNGGQGHEALIAARNQFFGMAAQNPRLTNVRPNGLEDTPQLRVIIDNAKATSLGLSISEINTTLGVAWGGLYIDDFIDRGRVKRVYMQSEAEHRMQPEDFNDWSVRNSDGEMVPFSAFGTTEWSYGSPRLERYNGVPAVQIQGQGSNGTSSGDAMLEVEKLVEQLPAGFGIEWTGSSYQERQAGDQTTLLYALSLLMVFLALAALYESWTIPTAVLLAAPLGIVGAVLANMARGFERDVYFQVAMLTTVGLTSKNAILIVEFAKINLESGMKLMEATLHAVRDRLRPILMTSLAFGLGVVPLAIASGAGSGAQMAIGTGVLGGMLVGTFLGLFFVPLFFFVIERLFIRKKGHQSHA, encoded by the coding sequence ATGGCCAAATTTTTTATCGATAGACCCATTTTCTCATGGGTTATCGCCCTAACCATCATGATAGCGGGTGCGTTGAGTATGACTCAGCTTCCAATCTCCCGTTACCCGACCGTGGCTCCGCCTTCGGTTTCCATCAGCGCAGTCTATCCGGGAGCTTCCGCTCAGGTCGTAGAAGACTCCGTAACGCAGATCATCGAACAAAGCCTCACTGGACTCGACGGGTTAATCTATCTTTCTGCTACGAGTGACTCATCCGGCGTTTCGCAAATCACTGCCACCTTCGAAACCGGAACTGACCCAGATATCGCACAAGTGCAGGTTCAAAACAAAATCCAGTCCGCGACCGCTCTCCTGCCGAGCCAAGTACAGCAGCAAGGCGTCACCGTATCCAAATCGGGAGAAGGATTTCTCATGGTACTGGGATTCGTATCGGAAGACGGAAGCATGGGGCGGGTCGATATCGCCGACTACCTCGTAGCCAACGTCGCGGACCAGATTGCTCGCGTCGACGGTGTGGGCGGCACGCGTGTATTCGGTGGACAATACGCCATGCGAATCTGGCTGGATCCAAACAAACTACAGTCCTACGAACTCTCAGTTTCCGACATCACGTCTGCAGTGCAGGCTCAGAATTCGCAAGTGTCTATCGGGCAACTAGGTGGGGCACCCGCCGTCGAAGGTCAGGAAATCAACTTCACCATAAACACCCGTGGCCGCTTGGAAACCGCGGATGAATTCGCCGACATCGTGGTGCGAAGCAACTCTGATGGCTCCCTCCTACGCTTAAGCGACGTCGCTCGAGTCGAGCTGGGCTCGCAGGAGTATGGACAGGAGACTCACTACAATGGACAACAAGCGGGCGGCATGGCGGTCTCGCTCGCCTCAGGAGCAAACTCGCTCGCCACAGCCGCTGCAGTAAAAGAAGCGATCAAAGAAATGGAGCCCTTCCTACCCGAAGGTCTACGGGTGGTCATTCCTTTCGATAACACACCTTTCGTCGAAGTGGCTATCGAAGGAGTGGTACACACGCTCCTCGAAGCAGTTGTACTCGTATTCATCGTCATGTTCCTCTTCCTACAAAACTGGAGAGCAACCTTGATCCCGACCATCGCTATCCCAGTCGTTCTGCTCGGAACTTTCGGTATTCTTTCCCTGTTCGGTTTCTCGATCAACATGCTCACCATGTTTGCTATGATCTTGGCAATCGGACTTCTCGTGGACGACGCCATCGTTGTCGTTGAAAATGTGGAACGCCTCATGAGCGAGGAAGGGCTAAGTCCAAAAGAGGCAGCCAAGAAATCGATGGACCAAATCACCGGAGCTTTGATAGGCATCGGGGTCGTTCTCTCGGCTGTGTTTGTTCCCATGGCATTCCTAGGCGGAGCCACTGGAGTTATTTATCAGCAGTTCTCGGTTACAATCGTCGCCGCTATGGGACTCTCCGTGATCGTGGCGATCATTTTCACCCCGGCTCTGTGCGCCACAATGCTGAAACCAATCGAGAAAGGTCACCACATAAAGGATACAGGCTTCTTCGGCTGGTTCAATCGCACTTTCGATCGCACTAACAACGGATACCAAGGAATCGTAGGTAAAATCATAGGACACAGCAAAAGCTTCTTTGCCGCTTTCCTAGTCATCGTCGGCCTTATGGTGCTTCTCTTCATGAAGCTGCCAACCGGATTCCTTCCGAACGAGGACCAAGGTTCAATCTACGCCCAAATCATCGGCCCCGTAGGCGCCACTAAAGAGCATACCTTGGAGGTCCTGGAAGAAGTAGAGAACTTCTTGATGAACGATGAAAAAGGCGTGGTCTCAGACGCATTTACTGTACAAGGCTTTAGCTTTGCGGGAGCTGGACAGGGCAATGGCATGGCCTTCGTAAGTCTGGAAAACTGGGATGATCGTCCAAACCCAGAACAGAGCGCTCAAGCTTTAGCTGGTCGAGCCAATGCAGCGTTTAGCCGTATCGAGGGAGCCACAGTCTTCGCATTCGCTCCTCCGCCAATCACCGAGCTGGGCAACTCTGCCGGCTTCACCTTTTACCTGAAAGACAATGGCGGTCAGGGGCACGAAGCTCTAATCGCTGCTCGTAACCAATTCTTCGGGATGGCAGCTCAAAACCCGCGACTCACGAACGTGCGTCCAAACGGATTGGAAGACACTCCGCAACTCCGAGTCATCATCGACAACGCTAAAGCCACCTCGCTAGGACTCTCAATCAGCGAAATCAATACAACCTTAGGAGTCGCCTGGGGTGGTCTCTATATCGACGACTTCATCGACAGGGGTCGCGTCAAGCGCGTCTACATGCAGTCTGAAGCGGAACACCGTATGCAGCCAGAGGACTTCAACGATTGGTCCGTCCGCAATTCCGACGGCGAGATGGTCCCCTTCTCTGCCTTTGGAACAACTGAGTGGAGCTACGGCTCTCCGAGACTGGAACGCTACAATGGTGTACCCGCCGTTCAAATACAAGGGCAAGGATCTAACGGCACGAGCTCTGGTGACGCCATGCTAGAGGTCGAAAAGTTAGTTGAGCAACTTCCGGCAGGCTTCGGTATCGAGTGGACAGGCTCATCTTACCAAGAACGCCAAGCAGGCGACCAAACCACCCTACTCTACGCCCTTTCACTCCTCATGGTATTCCTCGCCCTCGCAGCGCTATACGAAAGCTGGACTATTCCGACGGCAGTCCTTTTGGCTGCTCCTCTCGGTATCGTAGGAGCTGTATTGGCGAACATGGCACGTGGTTTCGAGCGAGACGTTTACTTCCAGGTGGCGATGCTCACAACCGTCGGGCTGACCAGTAAGAACGCCATCCTCATAGTCGAGTTCGCTAAGATAAATCTTGAGAGCGGCATGAAACTAATGGAGGCGACCCTGCACGCTGTGCGAGATCGACTCCGTCCGATCCTAATGACTTCGCTCGCATTTGGACTTGGCGTTGTGCCATTGGCTATTGCAAGCGGCGCGGGATCGGGAGCTCAGATGGCCATCGGAACCGGAGTATTGGGAGGTATGCTAGTAGGCACCTTCTTGGGGCTCTTCTTCGTGCCACTATTCTTCTTCGTAATCGAACGTCTTTTCATCCGCAAAAAAGGGCACCAAAGCCATGCATAA
- a CDS encoding bifunctional helix-turn-helix transcriptional regulator/GNAT family N-acetyltransferase, which produces MDFYDRVGVAALGSRLRRLGDRLAEDAAKVYELYENPLQPRWYPVFQILQQRSRESVSEIANEIGQSHASVSQIAKDMERNGFLRFTKDESDSRRSYLELTELGIAAGPKMTEQLKGVGAAVEALLNSSSHNLWLAMADCEEALEKVSLLDRVREVKSKEDSAQVKVERFSPRYAEDFRQLNEEWITRYFELEDSDQRQLGDPQKTILEKGGDILFAFLGEECIGTCALIPHGEDCLELAKMAISPSRRGLGLGAILGKAALNRAREMGARTVYLESNRGLTAAIRLYRSLGFQEVVGAPSPYARADIQMELML; this is translated from the coding sequence ATGGACTTTTACGATAGAGTTGGGGTGGCGGCTCTGGGAAGCCGGCTCAGGCGGCTGGGCGATCGGTTGGCGGAAGATGCGGCTAAGGTGTATGAACTTTACGAAAATCCGCTGCAACCTCGATGGTACCCGGTTTTTCAGATTCTGCAGCAACGGAGCAGGGAGTCGGTTTCGGAAATCGCGAATGAAATTGGGCAATCGCATGCTTCGGTGAGCCAAATCGCTAAAGACATGGAGCGAAACGGCTTTTTGAGATTCACCAAGGACGAATCGGATTCCCGAAGATCCTATCTGGAGTTGACGGAGCTCGGTATCGCGGCGGGACCGAAAATGACCGAACAGCTCAAGGGGGTGGGTGCAGCCGTGGAGGCGCTGTTGAATAGTTCCTCTCACAACCTTTGGTTGGCTATGGCCGATTGCGAGGAGGCTTTGGAGAAGGTTTCGCTGTTGGATCGAGTTCGGGAAGTGAAATCGAAGGAGGATTCGGCTCAGGTCAAAGTGGAGCGATTTTCGCCCCGTTACGCAGAAGACTTTCGTCAATTGAACGAGGAATGGATTACCCGTTACTTCGAGCTCGAGGATTCGGATCAAAGACAATTGGGCGATCCACAGAAAACGATTTTAGAGAAAGGAGGGGATATCCTATTCGCTTTTCTCGGAGAGGAATGCATTGGCACCTGCGCTCTGATCCCCCATGGCGAAGACTGCCTTGAGTTGGCCAAAATGGCGATATCTCCTAGTAGGCGGGGCTTAGGCCTAGGGGCGATTCTCGGAAAAGCGGCTTTGAATCGAGCGAGGGAAATGGGTGCACGGACTGTGTACCTCGAAAGCAATCGCGGCCTTACCGCTGCTATCCGCCTGTATCGGAGCCTGGGATTCCAAGAAGTGGTGGGAGCGCCGTCACCCTACGCTCGGGCGGATATCCAGATGGAGCTTATGCTCTAG
- a CDS encoding bacteriohemerythrin codes for MAIEWDKGFATKDSHIDEQHQQIFRFTNRFESVAQQEDPDLHEVESLLSFLNTYIQNHFRYEEACMLKRKCPAAQKNRSEHIAFKAYLSRSIETYRTEGYRKSWAKDLHKKLEDWLCNHICRVDVQLRDC; via the coding sequence ATGGCTATTGAATGGGATAAAGGGTTTGCGACAAAAGACTCGCACATTGATGAACAGCACCAGCAGATATTTCGTTTCACCAATCGATTCGAAAGCGTCGCCCAGCAGGAAGATCCCGACCTGCATGAGGTCGAATCATTGTTGAGCTTTCTGAATACCTATATCCAGAATCACTTCCGCTACGAGGAAGCCTGTATGCTAAAACGAAAGTGTCCAGCCGCTCAGAAAAACCGCTCCGAGCATATAGCTTTCAAGGCTTACCTATCTCGATCAATCGAAACCTATCGAACCGAGGGCTACCGAAAGTCATGGGCGAAGGACTTGCACAAGAAACTTGAAGATTGGCTCTGCAACCACATATGCCGGGTCGATGTGCAACTGAGAGACTGCTAG
- a CDS encoding efflux RND transporter periplasmic adaptor subunit has product MKQHFQYTAIALLSAVFLAGCGQEEAGPAAAGARQMPAPSVTIAEVKAEEVVITRELPGRATPFLIAEVRPQVSGIIEERLFEEGGMVEENQSLYQLDDAMYLANYNVAKATLENAQSALKLARSEAKRSEDLYKTKAISTQEYDSAQATLQQAEAQANLAEASLESTRITLDYSRISSPISGQIGKSSVTKGALVTANQATALATVQQLDPIYIDLTQSSSELLAMRRALSNGQLQEADMPVDLILEDGTTYEHKGSISFSEVTVDPTTGSYILRVEVPNPEHLLLPGMYVRGVISEGVRKNGILVPQKAVSRSFDGSTTVKVVGQDNVVESRTVQLGQTKGNKWVVESGLTEGDRVIVNGLQKAAAGATVQISGTASETAEG; this is encoded by the coding sequence ATGAAACAGCACTTTCAGTACACCGCTATCGCACTCCTTTCTGCAGTTTTCCTGGCCGGCTGCGGCCAAGAGGAAGCAGGCCCAGCAGCCGCAGGCGCCCGCCAAATGCCCGCCCCTTCCGTGACCATCGCCGAGGTGAAGGCTGAGGAAGTCGTGATCACCCGCGAGCTTCCCGGCAGAGCGACACCCTTCCTTATAGCCGAAGTTCGGCCGCAGGTCAGCGGAATTATCGAGGAAAGACTTTTCGAAGAAGGAGGCATGGTCGAGGAGAACCAATCTCTGTACCAGCTCGACGATGCGATGTACCTGGCAAACTACAATGTTGCCAAAGCAACCTTAGAGAATGCCCAATCAGCACTAAAACTAGCCCGCAGTGAAGCAAAACGGAGCGAAGACCTGTATAAGACAAAAGCGATCAGCACCCAAGAATATGACAGCGCTCAGGCGACGCTCCAACAAGCAGAGGCGCAAGCAAACCTCGCTGAAGCATCTTTAGAAAGCACCCGCATCACCTTGGATTACAGTCGCATCTCTTCCCCGATCAGTGGGCAAATCGGCAAATCCAGCGTGACAAAAGGGGCACTTGTCACCGCAAATCAAGCAACTGCACTCGCGACGGTTCAGCAACTCGACCCAATCTACATCGATCTAACTCAATCGAGTTCAGAGCTCCTCGCTATGCGAAGGGCATTATCCAATGGCCAACTACAAGAGGCCGACATGCCTGTAGATCTCATTCTGGAGGATGGCACGACCTACGAACACAAAGGCTCCATTTCTTTCTCCGAAGTTACCGTCGATCCCACCACCGGTAGTTACATCCTTCGCGTTGAAGTACCAAACCCCGAGCATCTACTCCTGCCAGGCATGTACGTGCGAGGAGTCATAAGCGAGGGCGTAAGGAAAAACGGGATACTCGTACCACAGAAAGCAGTTAGCCGCAGTTTCGATGGATCTACCACAGTGAAGGTAGTGGGGCAGGACAATGTGGTGGAGTCCCGCACCGTCCAGTTAGGTCAGACGAAAGGCAACAAATGGGTAGTCGAAAGCGGCCTTACCGAGGGCGATCGCGTAATTGTCAACGGACTACAAAAAGCCGCAGCTGGAGCAACAGTTCAGATCAGCGGAACAGCCTCCGAAACAGCCGAAGGTTAA